The genomic stretch ACTGACTATCATCTTAAAACCTTGGGAGGAACGTGACTCGCAAACTATTGACGATATTATGGCACAGGTAAAAAAAGACATGTCGCAATACCCCGAATGCAAGGTATATCTTTCCACCCCTCCCGTTATTCCGGGATTGGGCAGTTCGGGTGGTTTCGAGATGCAACTGGAAGCACGTGGAGATGCCACTTTTGAAAATTTGGTACAAGCTACGGATACATTGATGTATTATGCATCAAAACGTAAGGAATTATCAGGTTTATCCTCGGCTTTACAAGCGGACATCCCCCAACTTTATTTCGATGTAGACCGTGACAAAGTAAAATTCGCAGGAGTACCTTTAGCAGATGTATTCTCGACCATGAAAGCTTATACAGGTTCGGTATATGTAAACGATTTCAATATGTTTAATCGTATCTACCGTGTATATATTCAAGCAGAAGCACCCTACCGGGAACATAAGGAGAATATCAACCTATTTTTTGTACGGGGTACAGACAATGCCATGATACCGCTCACCTCGTTGGGTACCACTTCGTATACCACAGGTCCGGGCAGCATCAAACGTTTTAATATGTTCAACAGTTCTGTGATTCGCGGTGAGGCCGCAGATGGTTACAGTTCAGGACAGGCCATGGAAATTATCGAACAAATAGCTCGCGAACACCTACCAGAAAATATCGGTGTAGAATGGAGCGGACTATCTTTCCAGGAAAAACAAGCAGGTGGACAGACCGGTATGGTGCTGGCATTAGTGTTCATGTTCGTGTTTTTGTTCCTTGCTGCCTTATACGAAAGCTGGATGGTACCGGTTGCAGTATTACTCTCTTTACCTGTAGCCGCATTAGGTGCCTATCTAGGTGTATGGGGCTGTGGGTTGGAGAATGATGTCTATTTCCAGATCGGATTGGTGATGTTGGTAGGACTGGCCGCCAAAAATGCAATTCTTATTGTAGAGTTTGCCAAAGAACAAGTGGACAGAGGAATAGATGTGGTACAAGCTGCACTCCACGCTTCACAACTCCGCTTTCGACCTATTTTGATGACTTCATTGGCATTCATCTTAGGTATGTTACCTATGGTTATCGCCAGCGGGCCAGGTTCAGCCAGCCGTCAAGCTATTGGTACAGGTGTATTCTTCGGAATGATCTTTGCTGTAACTGTGGGAATTTTGTTAGTACCTTTCTTCTTTGTACTGATATACAAGATGAAAGCGAAAATGAAACAAAAATAAGGATATAAAAAGACGAAAGAAATGATGAAACATACATTATTATATATAGCCGTATCAGGAATGACTTTGCTGACTTCTTGCCAATTAGGTAAGCACTACACACGTCCCGACTTGCATCTGCCCCAACAATTAGATACGCTACGACAACAGGATACATTATCTATTGCCGATATGCAGTGGTGGGAAATCTATACGGACACAACCTTGCAAAGCTTGATAGAAAAAACGTTGGATAACAACAAAGACATGAAAATTGCTGCGGCACGTGTAAAAGAACTTGCCGCAATGAAGCGCATAGACTTTGCCAACCTTTTCCCCCAACTGAACGGAGGCGCTTATGCTCAAAAAGAAGGAAGTAATTATGGTGGTAACAACTATAAAAATGACCCCGAACTGGGTGGTAAACTTACCGTAACTTGGGAATTAGACCTATGGGGTAACCTGCGTTGGGCAAAAGACAAAAGCATAGCACAATTCCTGGGAAGCATCGAGGCGCAACGTGCCTTGAAAATGAGTATTGTGTCCGAAGTGGCACAAGCCTATTTTGAATTGGTCGCATTAGACAATGAGCTGAACATTGTTCGTCAAACACTCTATGCCCGTAAAGAAGGAGTACGCTTGGCAAAACTTCGTTTTGAAGGAGGACTAACTTCAGAAACTTCTTATCAACAGGCACAAGTGGAGTATGCACGTACCGCAACTTTAGTTCCTGAACTAGAAAGGAAAATTTCATTGAAAGAAAATGATATTGCATTTTTAGCAGGCGAATACCCGCACCGCATACAGCGTTCCATTCTACCCGAAGAAGTAAAACTACCTGAAACATTACCAGTAGGTCTACCCTCCACTCTGCTGGAACGTCGTCCCGATGTACGTGAAGCAGAACAGAAATTAATAGCAGCCAATGCCAGTGTAGGTATTGCCTATACCAATATGTTCCCACGACTTAGCCTCACAGCACAATATGGCGTAGAAAGTGAAGAATTCTCTGATTTCTTCAAATCGCCCATTCATTATATCAGTGGCAATCTTCTAACTCCTCTCTTCGCCATGGGAAAATACAGAGCAACCCTACAGGCCAAAAAGGCCGCATACGAACAGGAATGCTACAGCTATGAAAAATCAGTGCTGACTGCATTCAAAGAGGCCCGCAATGCCATTGTGGACTTCAATAAGATAAAAGATATCTACGAATCGCGCCTGCAACTGGAACGTTCCTCTAAAGCAACAATGGAACTGGCCCAATTGCAATACATCAATGGAGTAATAGGCTATCTAGATGTATTGGATGCACAACGTAGCTATTTCGACGCACAAATAGGATTAAGCAATGCAATAAGAGACAAACAGATTACATTAGTAAAATTGTATAAAGCATTAGGGGGTGGATGGTAACCATCCCCTCTTTTCTGTATCTTCCTTTATCCGGAAAATCAAATTAAGATATATGCCTGATAGGACGTATTGTTCTCTACCGGTGTAAGTGACAAATAACCCGACTTCACTTTTCCATTCTCCAGATATAAAGGATACTTTTCTTGAAGCGCAAGATGAGAATGCCATGCCTCACCAGGCTTTGCATAATATTCTATAACATACCGTCCCTGCACGCCATCACACACATAGTTATCATATATCAAGCGTGCTACCACTCCCATATTCATACGAAGATTTATTTCCACACACGGATGAATGGCATACCCGCTATTTTGGGTACGGCATATCATCATATCCACCCCCAGATAGCCTTCGTAACTCCCTTTTATCACCTCTGCCAACTCTACCTGTAACGCCCTCCCAACCTGATGTAAGATTTCCGCAGAAACATAAGTGGATATCCTCGCTTCAATAACCCGATCCGCCGCCAACAAGTTTTCTTTATAAACACCTCTCTTATCCGTTTCAAATAAGGAATACCCTATAAAATGTACCTGTCCCCACTCGTCTGCAAAAAACTCCATGGCAAAATCCAAAAGCTTATCATAAAAAGGTTCTCCTATCACCTCATGCTGAGTGGTAAGTATGTGTCGAATCCACCCTTCCAGAGGGATGGGAAAACTACCTGAAACATATTGTATCCCTCTTCCACTACCAGACCATGGCGCTTTTAACAAAGCACGAGAATGAGACAACACAAAAGCCTTCACTTCCTCTGTTGACGACAATACAAAAGCCTCCCCCAATATGGGAATATTCCCACCTATATGTCTACAAAGGCGGCGTAACACTTTTACAGCCGTCTGACGTCCGGATATTTGACGGATACGCTTCATACGCTCTACTGAAGGATATGCTGTATCAGGAAATCCAGCTTCCTGCAAACGACGCACCAAAGACGGATTCCATCCCCAAGGAATCACCTTATTATAAATGGGTACGAATTCTAAAACCCAATTGACCGAAAGCGGCAAAAAAGATTGTCTTTCCATTGTTTTCATACGCTGAGCAGAATCCAGCCACACAGTTCCTCCCTCTTCTGCATACCATGCAGGCAACATGGATAGCTCGGCCGCCATTCGTCGTGCACTGGCAGGTGCCATATAATAAGGATCACCACAAGCTAATGCCATATCATTTTCCGGATTGAATAAATAAAGCGCTTCCATTTCCGGACACAAAGATAAATGTTTTAGAGTACAAACCATTTCTCTTGTCCGTCTTTTAGTAGAAAAAAAAATAATATTTTGCTATCTCCAGTTTGCAATTTGAATTAGTATTGCTATATTTGCAGCCGATAAAAAAGCAACCATGGAAACCTTTTACAGAACACACAGTTATCTGGTGGAACATACAAATGCTCCTGTTCGCCGGGACTTGATGGACGAGATAGACTGGAATGACAGACTGATCGGTATCAAGGGTACTCGTGGCGTAGGGAAAACGACTTTCCTCCTGCAATATGCAAAAGAAAAGTTCGGAACGGATCACTCATGTCTGTTCATCAACATGAATAACTTTTACTTCTCTAAATATACATTAGTGGAGTTTGCCGCAGAATTCGTAAAACGAGGAGGAAAAGTTTTGTTGATAGACCAAGTGTTTAAGTATCCCGAATGGAGCCACGACCTGCGTGCTTGCTATGAAATGTTTCCTACTCTGAAGATTATATTCACCGGATCATCCGTGATGCGACTGAAAGAAGAAAATCCAGAACTGAGCGGCATTGTCAAGGTATACTACCTGAGAGGTTTCTCATTCCGCGAATATCTGAATTTGCAAAGCGGCAATTGTTTCCGTGCCTATACCTTACAAGAAATTTTGGAGAATCACGAACAGATAGCGAAAACCATCCTGCGCAACGTGAAGCCCTTGGATTATTTTCAAGACTATCTGCATCACGGTTTCTACCCATTCTTCCTGGAAAAACGTAACTTTTCGGAGAATCTGCTAAAAACCATGAATATGATGATAGAAGTAGATATACTTCTTATCAAACAAATTGAGCTGAAATATCTTTCAAAGATAAAAAAATTACTATATTTGCTAGCTGTGGACGGACCCGTTGCTCCGAACGTCAGCCAGCTGGCCACGGAGATTCAAACTTCACGTGCCACGGTGATGAATTACATTAAGTATCTGGCAGATGCGCGTCTTATCAATATGGTTTATCCCAAGGGAGAGGAATTTCCCAAGAAACCTTCCAAACTGATGATGCACAACACCAACCTGATGTACTCCATTTATCCGGTAAAGGTCGAAGAACAGGATGTACTGGATACATTTTTCATGAATACCCTGTATAAGGACCATAAACTATATAAAGGCGATAAAGGCACTTCATTTATGGTAGACAACGGACTGCATTTCCGTATTTGCGCAGAAGGGTGCAAGTTCAAAAATAATCCAAACGTGTATTATGCCCTACACAAATTGGAATTAGGACACGGAAATATGATCCCATTATGGCTTTTCGGCTTTTTATATTAAGAGATAGAGAATAGATTTTATTACCTAATAATTAGTAATTGTATGACTAAACAAAAAAAATTCATCACTTGTGATGGTAACCAGGCAGCAGCACATATCTCGTATATGTTCTCTGAAGTAGCTGCTATCTATCCCATCACTCCGTCGTCTACTATGGCTGAATACGTAGACGAATGGGCTGCCGCAGGTCGTAAAAACATCTTCGGCGAAACAGTTTTGGTACAAGAAATGCAGTCAGAAGGCGGTGCAGCAGGTGCTGTTCATGGTTCTCTTCAGGCAGGTGCGTTGACTACCACTTACACTGCATCTCAGGGTCTGTTGCTGATGATCCCTAACATGTACAAAATTGCCGGTGAATTCCTGCCTTGCGTATTCCACGTATCGGCTCGTACATTGGCTTCACACGCATTGTGTATCTTTGGTGACCATCAGGACGTCATGTCTTGCCGCCAAACAGGTTTCGCCATGTTGTGCGAAGGTTCTGTACAAGAAGTTATGGATATGGCTGCTGTAGCTCATCTTGCTACTATCAAATCTCGCGTGCCATTCGTCAACTTCTTCGATGGTTTCCGTACTTCTCACGAAATCCAAAAAATTGAAATGCTGGAGAATGAAGATCTGGCAGGTCTGATTGATCAACAGGCTTTGGCAGAATTCCGTGAACGCGCGTTGAATCCTAACAACCCTGTTGCACGCGGTATGGCTGAAAACCCCGACCACTTCTTCCAGCACAGAGAATCTTGCAATAACTTCTATGAAGCAGTTCCGGCTATCGTAGAAGAATACATGAACGAAATCAGCAAAATCACAGGCCGTCCTCATGGTTTGTTCGATTACTATGGTGCTGAAGACGCTGAACGCGTAATTATCGCAATGGGTTCTGTTACAGAAGCTGCCCGCGAAGCTATCGACTACTTGATGAGCAAAGGTGAAAAAGTAGGTTTGGTTTCTGTACATTTATACCGTCCGTTCTCTGCTAAACATTTCTTGGCTGCTGTACCTAAGACTGCCAAGACTATCGCAGTTCTTGACCGTACTAAAGAACCGGGAGCAAACGG from Phocaeicola dorei encodes the following:
- a CDS encoding ATP-binding protein, encoding METFYRTHSYLVEHTNAPVRRDLMDEIDWNDRLIGIKGTRGVGKTTFLLQYAKEKFGTDHSCLFINMNNFYFSKYTLVEFAAEFVKRGGKVLLIDQVFKYPEWSHDLRACYEMFPTLKIIFTGSSVMRLKEENPELSGIVKVYYLRGFSFREYLNLQSGNCFRAYTLQEILENHEQIAKTILRNVKPLDYFQDYLHHGFYPFFLEKRNFSENLLKTMNMMIEVDILLIKQIELKYLSKIKKLLYLLAVDGPVAPNVSQLATEIQTSRATVMNYIKYLADARLINMVYPKGEEFPKKPSKLMMHNTNLMYSIYPVKVEEQDVLDTFFMNTLYKDHKLYKGDKGTSFMVDNGLHFRICAEGCKFKNNPNVYYALHKLELGHGNMIPLWLFGFLY
- a CDS encoding efflux transporter outer membrane subunit, translated to MMKHTLLYIAVSGMTLLTSCQLGKHYTRPDLHLPQQLDTLRQQDTLSIADMQWWEIYTDTTLQSLIEKTLDNNKDMKIAAARVKELAAMKRIDFANLFPQLNGGAYAQKEGSNYGGNNYKNDPELGGKLTVTWELDLWGNLRWAKDKSIAQFLGSIEAQRALKMSIVSEVAQAYFELVALDNELNIVRQTLYARKEGVRLAKLRFEGGLTSETSYQQAQVEYARTATLVPELERKISLKENDIAFLAGEYPHRIQRSILPEEVKLPETLPVGLPSTLLERRPDVREAEQKLIAANASVGIAYTNMFPRLSLTAQYGVESEEFSDFFKSPIHYISGNLLTPLFAMGKYRATLQAKKAAYEQECYSYEKSVLTAFKEARNAIVDFNKIKDIYESRLQLERSSKATMELAQLQYINGVIGYLDVLDAQRSYFDAQIGLSNAIRDKQITLVKLYKALGGGW